A part of Pararhizobium sp. A13 genomic DNA contains:
- a CDS encoding response regulator transcription factor produces the protein MNEAVHPRDIVLIVDDSPETLGFLTDALEQSGFSVLIATSGKAAINVVDRITPDIILMDAVMPGMDGFDTCRSLKANPGIAQVPVIFMTGLTETEHIVHALESGGVDYLSKPINIDELRARIRVHLANARSAQSARVALDAAGRHLLAVRGTGGIQWSTPQATRLVNAATGRDDGLETLADHIRTWLEEREKHGVSKEPLIIHQHGQPVLQLAYLGAIGGDEFLFRLTGVSQTSDDDILRQNFSLTVREAQVLLWIAKGKSNRDIGEILGLSARTVNKHLEQIYVKLGVENRASAAVKAANALREV, from the coding sequence GTGAATGAAGCAGTCCATCCACGCGATATCGTGCTCATCGTGGATGATTCTCCGGAAACGCTGGGCTTCCTCACCGATGCGCTCGAACAATCCGGCTTCTCTGTGTTGATCGCCACGTCCGGCAAAGCTGCAATCAACGTCGTCGACCGCATCACGCCGGATATCATCCTGATGGACGCGGTGATGCCGGGCATGGACGGTTTCGACACCTGCCGCAGCCTCAAGGCCAATCCCGGCATCGCTCAGGTGCCGGTGATCTTCATGACCGGGCTGACGGAAACCGAACATATCGTCCACGCGCTGGAATCCGGCGGCGTCGATTATCTTTCGAAGCCCATCAATATCGACGAACTGCGCGCCCGTATCCGCGTACACCTTGCCAATGCGCGCTCGGCGCAAAGCGCGCGCGTGGCGCTGGATGCGGCCGGGCGGCACCTGCTGGCCGTGCGTGGGACCGGCGGCATCCAGTGGTCGACGCCGCAGGCGACGCGGCTGGTCAATGCCGCAACGGGCCGGGATGATGGGCTGGAAACGCTCGCCGACCATATCCGCACCTGGCTGGAGGAGCGCGAAAAACACGGGGTCTCCAAGGAGCCGCTGATCATCCACCAGCATGGGCAACCGGTCTTGCAGCTTGCCTATCTTGGCGCCATCGGCGGCGACGAATTCCTGTTCCGTCTCACCGGCGTCAGCCAGACCAGCGACGACGACATTCTCCGCCAGAATTTTTCGCTGACGGTGCGCGAGGCCCAGGTGCTGCTCTGGATCGCCAAGGGCAAATCGAACCGCGATATCGGCGAAATCCTGGGCTTGAGCGCCCGTACGGTCAACAAGCACCTGGAACAGATCTACGTGAAGCTCGGCGTCGAAAACCGTGCGTCTGCCGCCGTCAAGGCGGCGAATGCCTTGCGCGAGGTCTAG
- a CDS encoding D-glycerate dehydrogenase, translating to MAQKSRILVTRRWPEAVERVLAERFDASFNASDIAMDSAALIEALRSFDAVLPTVSDRLPASLFEANDVCTKILGNFGVGYNHIDIAAAKARGIVVTNTPGVLTDCTADIAMSLLLTVARRAGEGEREVRSGRWTGWRPTHMIGTKVTGKTLGIIGFGRIGKAMAKRCHFGFDMDVVFYNRSKIDAAGASRFGARQLDTVEEVLAVSDFVSLHCPGGGENRHLINAQRLAMMKPEAFLINTARGDVVDENALVEALETGVIRGAGLDVFEAEPNVPERLRGLDNVVLLPHLGSATEETRTAMGMKVVENVTAFFEGRQPPDRVA from the coding sequence ATGGCCCAGAAATCACGCATTCTCGTCACCCGCCGCTGGCCCGAGGCAGTGGAGCGCGTTCTGGCAGAACGGTTCGATGCTTCGTTCAATGCCTCGGATATCGCCATGGATTCGGCAGCACTTATCGAAGCGCTTCGCTCTTTCGATGCGGTCTTGCCAACGGTATCCGACCGCCTGCCGGCTTCGCTTTTCGAGGCCAATGACGTCTGCACCAAAATTCTCGGTAATTTCGGCGTCGGCTACAATCACATCGACATCGCTGCTGCAAAGGCGCGCGGCATTGTGGTCACCAACACGCCCGGCGTTCTCACCGATTGTACCGCCGATATCGCCATGTCGCTGCTGCTTACCGTTGCGCGCCGGGCAGGTGAGGGCGAACGCGAGGTTCGTTCCGGGCGGTGGACCGGTTGGCGGCCGACGCACATGATCGGAACCAAGGTGACCGGCAAGACGCTCGGGATTATCGGCTTCGGCCGGATCGGTAAGGCCATGGCAAAACGCTGCCATTTCGGCTTTGACATGGATGTCGTTTTCTACAACAGGTCGAAAATCGATGCCGCGGGCGCATCGCGGTTTGGCGCCCGGCAACTGGACACCGTCGAGGAGGTGCTGGCCGTCTCCGATTTCGTCTCGTTGCATTGCCCAGGCGGCGGCGAAAACCGGCATCTGATCAATGCGCAACGTCTGGCCATGATGAAACCGGAAGCGTTTCTGATCAATACCGCGCGCGGCGATGTCGTCGACGAAAACGCGCTGGTCGAAGCACTGGAAACCGGCGTCATCCGTGGGGCCGGTCTCGACGTCTTTGAGGCGGAGCCGAATGTCCCCGAGCGGCTGCGTGGTCTGGACAATGTCGTGCTCCTGCCGCATCTCGGCAGCGCAACGGAAGAGACGCGCACGGCGATGGGCATGAAAGTCGTCGAGAACGTCACGGCGTTCTTCGAAGGGCGGCAGCCTCCGGATCGCGTGGCATAA
- a CDS encoding alpha/beta hydrolase — translation MSNSTQEQNFSRRNILLAGVSGAGIAAVSGALVGSTAVAQDQAASVAASQAPAQRSVNTITTRDGVEIYFKDWGPKDGPVVILSHGWPLSSDSWEAQALHLADNGFRVITHDRRGHGRSSQPWDGNDMDHYADDLADLIEVLNLENVSLFGFSTGGGEISRYIGRHGTSRVARAGLIAAVPPLMLKTAANPGGLPIEVFDGIRAASIADRSQLYKDIASGPFFGFNRPGAKVSQGMIDSFWLQGMAGGHKNTYDSIKAFSETDFTEDLKKFDVPTLIVHGDDDQIVPIDAAARASKTLVPHATLKVYAGAPHGITDTHKQLLNDDMLAFLKS, via the coding sequence ATGTCCAACAGCACCCAGGAACAGAATTTTTCCCGCCGCAATATCCTGCTTGCAGGCGTCAGCGGAGCAGGGATCGCTGCAGTTTCGGGCGCCCTGGTCGGCTCGACCGCGGTTGCCCAGGATCAGGCTGCATCGGTGGCCGCAAGCCAGGCTCCGGCCCAGCGCAGCGTCAACACCATCACCACGCGCGACGGCGTCGAAATCTACTTCAAGGACTGGGGTCCGAAGGATGGCCCTGTCGTCATTCTCAGCCACGGCTGGCCGCTTTCTTCCGACAGTTGGGAAGCCCAGGCACTGCATCTGGCCGACAACGGCTTCCGCGTCATCACCCACGACCGTCGCGGCCATGGCCGCTCGTCCCAGCCATGGGATGGCAACGACATGGATCACTACGCCGATGACCTGGCCGACCTGATCGAAGTTCTGAACTTGGAGAACGTTTCGCTGTTCGGCTTCTCCACAGGTGGCGGCGAGATCAGCCGTTATATCGGCCGCCACGGCACCAGCCGGGTCGCCAGGGCCGGCCTGATTGCTGCCGTACCACCACTGATGCTGAAGACGGCCGCCAATCCCGGCGGCCTGCCGATCGAAGTCTTCGATGGCATTCGCGCCGCTTCTATCGCCGACCGGTCGCAGCTCTACAAGGATATCGCTTCCGGACCGTTCTTCGGCTTCAATCGCCCCGGTGCCAAGGTCTCGCAGGGCATGATCGACAGCTTCTGGCTGCAGGGCATGGCAGGCGGCCACAAGAACACCTATGACTCGATCAAGGCGTTTTCGGAAACCGACTTCACCGAGGACCTGAAGAAGTTCGACGTGCCGACGCTGATCGTCCATGGCGATGACGACCAGATCGTGCCGATCGACGCTGCGGCCCGCGCTTCCAAGACGCTGGTGCCGCATGCCACGCTGAAGGTCTACGCCGGTGCGCCGCATGGCATCACCGATACGCATAAGCAGCTGTTGAACGACGACATGCTCGCCTTCCTGAAGAGCTGA
- a CDS encoding MarR family transcriptional regulator — protein MDQTLNDKADITKLDDFLCFAIYSAHHALNRVYKPLLDAIGLTYTQYIAMVSLWEQDDQTVGSLGEKLFLESSTLTPVLKRLEALGLIVRTRDKTDERQVRVQLTASGRALRERAKTIPPCILEASGLEMDELARLKAEIAMLRSSLLR, from the coding sequence ATGGATCAGACACTGAACGACAAAGCGGATATAACCAAACTCGACGACTTCCTCTGCTTCGCGATCTATTCCGCGCATCACGCCCTCAACCGCGTCTACAAGCCGCTTCTGGACGCGATCGGGCTCACCTACACGCAGTACATCGCCATGGTCTCGCTCTGGGAGCAGGATGACCAGACGGTCGGGAGCCTCGGTGAAAAGCTGTTTCTGGAATCGAGCACGCTGACGCCGGTGCTGAAGCGCCTGGAGGCTTTGGGGCTCATCGTGCGGACCCGCGACAAGACCGATGAGCGGCAAGTCCGGGTGCAATTGACGGCATCGGGACGCGCGCTTCGGGAAAGGGCAAAAACCATTCCGCCGTGCATTCTCGAAGCGAGCGGTCTGGAGATGGACGAGTTGGCACGGCTCAAGGCGGAGATCGCGATGTTGAGATCATCGCTGCTGCGCTAG
- a CDS encoding branched-chain amino acid ABC transporter substrate-binding protein: MKKSLLSAVALTAMVAFSGTAWADLLVGVAGPLTGPNAAFGAQLQKGAEQAAADINAAGGINGEQIKIVLGDDVSDPKQGVSVANKFVADGVKFVVGHFNSGVSIPASEVYAENGILEITPSATNPVFTERGLWNTFRTCGRDDQQGAVAGAYIAANFKDGKVAVVHDKTPYGQGLADLTKAAMNEGGVKEVIYEGITTGDKDFSALIAKMKEAGVTVVYWGGLHTEAGLIMRQMADQGLKATFMSGDGIVSNELASIAGDAVDGTLMTFAPDPRKNPAAKELVEKFRAAGFEPEAYTLYSYAALQVIAEAAKTTGGNDSQAVAENIKGKGPFHTAIGELSYDDKGDITRPDYVMYTWKKGDDGKYTYFQNE; this comes from the coding sequence ATGAAGAAGTCACTTTTGTCGGCTGTTGCGCTGACTGCAATGGTCGCTTTCAGCGGCACTGCATGGGCTGACCTGCTGGTTGGTGTTGCTGGCCCGCTGACGGGACCGAACGCAGCTTTCGGCGCGCAGCTCCAGAAGGGTGCTGAGCAGGCCGCTGCCGACATCAACGCTGCCGGCGGCATCAATGGTGAGCAGATCAAGATCGTCCTCGGCGACGACGTTTCCGACCCGAAGCAGGGCGTTTCCGTCGCCAACAAGTTCGTGGCTGACGGCGTCAAGTTCGTGGTCGGCCACTTCAACTCCGGCGTTTCGATCCCGGCTTCCGAAGTCTACGCGGAGAACGGCATCCTGGAAATCACTCCGTCTGCTACGAATCCGGTCTTCACCGAGCGCGGCCTGTGGAACACCTTCCGTACCTGCGGTCGTGACGACCAGCAGGGTGCCGTTGCCGGTGCCTACATCGCTGCCAACTTCAAGGATGGCAAGGTTGCCGTCGTTCACGACAAGACGCCTTACGGCCAGGGTCTTGCTGACCTGACCAAGGCTGCCATGAACGAAGGCGGTGTGAAGGAAGTCATTTACGAAGGTATCACGACTGGCGACAAGGACTTCTCGGCCCTGATCGCCAAGATGAAGGAAGCCGGTGTAACGGTGGTTTACTGGGGCGGCCTGCACACCGAAGCCGGCCTCATCATGCGCCAGATGGCTGACCAGGGCCTGAAGGCCACTTTCATGTCCGGCGACGGTATCGTTTCGAACGAACTTGCTTCGATCGCTGGCGACGCTGTTGACGGCACGCTGATGACGTTTGCTCCGGATCCGCGCAAGAACCCGGCTGCAAAGGAACTGGTTGAAAAGTTCCGCGCTGCCGGCTTCGAACCGGAAGCCTACACGCTGTACTCCTATGCCGCTCTGCAGGTTATTGCAGAAGCTGCAAAGACGACCGGCGGCAACGACTCGCAGGCAGTTGCGGAAAACATCAAGGGTAAGGGCCCGTTCCACACCGCCATCGGCGAACTAAGCTATGACGACAAGGGCGACATCACCCGTCCGGACTACGTCATGTACACCTGGAAGAAGGGCGACGACGGCAAGTACACCTACTTCCAGAACGAATAG
- a CDS encoding DUF6867 family protein, with protein MQGILYEEPTILQFALVTVVMGGWTAWRTGKSAAEGWSKYSTLIIYTLLLGVAIRFIHHALFNGSMLTLQYYIVDTIVLLLFATAGYRYYRTKQMTNNYYWLYEKASPFSWKAK; from the coding sequence ATGCAAGGCATTCTCTACGAAGAACCGACCATTCTGCAGTTCGCGTTGGTCACCGTGGTGATGGGCGGATGGACGGCCTGGCGCACGGGAAAGAGCGCTGCCGAGGGCTGGAGCAAATACTCGACATTGATCATCTACACCCTACTTCTGGGTGTGGCGATCCGCTTTATCCATCATGCGCTTTTCAACGGCAGCATGTTGACTTTGCAGTACTATATCGTGGACACCATCGTCCTTTTGTTGTTTGCTACGGCCGGTTATCGCTACTACCGCACGAAGCAGATGACCAACAATTACTACTGGCTCTATGAGAAGGCATCGCCTTTCTCGTGGAAGGCGAAATAA
- a CDS encoding ABC transporter ATP-binding protein, translating to MSDTLLNVKAVETYYGNIRALAGVDVEVKRGEIVCMIGANGAGKSTLMMTICGSPQAKTGSVIFDGEDITHMPTHEIARLRVAQSPEGRRIFPRMTVFENLQMGASLDNLKHFDEDVEKIFTLFPRLKERQAQRGGTLSGGEQQMLSIGRALMARPKLLLLDEPSLGLAPLIVKSIFEAIKKLNEQEGLTVFLVEQNAFAALKLSHRGYVMVNGKVTMSGSGKELLANPEVRAAYLEGGHH from the coding sequence ATGAGTGATACCCTCCTGAATGTGAAAGCCGTCGAGACCTATTACGGCAATATTCGCGCGCTCGCTGGCGTTGACGTCGAGGTCAAGCGCGGCGAGATCGTCTGCATGATCGGTGCCAACGGTGCCGGTAAGTCGACGCTGATGATGACCATCTGCGGCAGTCCGCAGGCGAAGACCGGTTCGGTGATCTTCGACGGCGAGGACATCACCCACATGCCGACGCACGAAATCGCTCGGCTGCGCGTCGCCCAATCACCGGAAGGTCGGCGCATCTTTCCGCGCATGACCGTCTTTGAAAATCTCCAGATGGGCGCGAGCCTGGATAATCTGAAGCATTTCGACGAGGACGTGGAAAAGATCTTCACGCTTTTCCCGCGGCTCAAGGAGCGTCAGGCGCAGCGCGGCGGAACGCTTTCGGGCGGCGAGCAGCAGATGCTGTCGATCGGCCGTGCCCTGATGGCGCGCCCGAAGCTTCTGCTTCTCGACGAGCCGTCGCTTGGTCTGGCGCCGCTGATCGTCAAGAGCATTTTCGAGGCGATCAAGAAGCTCAACGAACAGGAAGGCCTGACCGTCTTCCTCGTCGAGCAGAACGCCTTTGCTGCGTTGAAGCTCTCCCATCGCGGCTATGTCATGGTCAACGGCAAGGTGACCATGAGCGGCAGCGGCAAGGAATTGCTGGCCAATCCGGAAGTGCGCGCCGCCTATCTCGAGGGCGGCCATCATTGA
- a CDS encoding ABC transporter ATP-binding protein produces the protein MALETDTMTKDPILKVEHLSMRFGGLMAINDLSFEAYRGDITALIGPNGAGKTTVFNCITGFYKPTMGMITMRQKAGKEYLLERMSDYEVNRDAKVARTFQNIRLFSGLTVLENLLVAQHNKLMLASGYTILGLLGFPTYKAAVGESIERAKYWLDKANLTDRADDPAGDLPYGAQRRLEIARAMCTGPEFLCLDEPAAGLNPRESLALNELLRSIRKDTDTSILLIEHDMSVVMEISDHVVVLEYGQKISDGNPDFVKHDPKVIAAYLGVEDVEVEEVIEQIEEIAPGDTH, from the coding sequence ATGGCCCTTGAGACAGACACAATGACGAAAGATCCAATCCTCAAAGTCGAGCATCTGTCGATGCGTTTCGGCGGCCTGATGGCCATCAACGACCTGTCGTTCGAAGCCTATCGCGGCGATATCACCGCGCTCATCGGCCCGAACGGCGCCGGCAAGACGACGGTGTTCAACTGCATCACCGGCTTCTACAAGCCGACGATGGGCATGATCACGATGCGGCAGAAGGCCGGGAAGGAATACCTTCTCGAACGCATGTCGGATTACGAGGTCAACCGCGACGCCAAGGTGGCCCGCACCTTCCAGAATATCCGGCTCTTCTCGGGCCTGACGGTTCTGGAGAACCTGCTCGTCGCCCAGCACAACAAGCTGATGCTGGCTTCCGGCTACACCATCCTCGGCCTGCTCGGTTTCCCGACCTACAAGGCGGCGGTCGGCGAATCGATCGAGCGCGCGAAATACTGGCTCGACAAGGCAAACCTGACCGACCGCGCCGACGATCCGGCCGGCGACCTGCCATACGGTGCACAGCGCCGTCTGGAAATCGCCCGCGCCATGTGCACGGGGCCGGAATTCCTTTGCCTGGACGAGCCTGCGGCCGGTCTCAATCCGCGTGAATCGCTCGCCCTCAACGAGCTTTTGCGCAGCATCCGCAAGGATACGGATACGTCGATCCTGCTGATCGAGCACGACATGTCGGTGGTCATGGAAATTTCGGACCACGTTGTGGTGCTGGAATACGGGCAGAAGATTTCCGACGGAAATCCGGATTTTGTGAAACACGATCCGAAGGTTATTGCGGCTTATCTCGGTGTTGAAGATGTTGAGGTCGAAGAAGTGATCGAACAGATCGAGGAAATCGCGCCGGGAGATACGCACTGA
- the livM gene encoding high-affinity branched-chain amino acid ABC transporter permease LivM, translated as MANISHTNEAVSSNLMARALREAFYAGLVALGLFVLFVGLKTDQNILNELVLVQRWGLLAIFVAIAVVGRFLAVAYVRPWLEARKAAKAAAPAVEREAGFVARNFSLLAILALIVYPPVMVALFGFQGSLKWVDNFGIQILIYVMLAWGLNIVVGLAGLLDLGYVAFYAVGAYSYALLSSYFGLSFWLLLPMAGVLAALWGTVLGFPVLRLKGDYLAIVTLAFGEIIRLVLINWTEVTKGTFGISGIAKASVFGIWSFDVSAANNFAKAFGLPMSSAYYKIFLFYLALALCMLAAFVTIRLRRMPIGRAWEALREDEIACRSLGINTVTTKLTAFATGAMFGGIAGSFFAVRQGFVSPESFVFLESAIILAIVVLGGMGSLVGIAVAATVMIGGTELLREMDFLKRIFGPDFTPELYRMLIFGLAMIVVMVWKPRGFVGSREPTAFLRERKSVSGSFTKEGHG; from the coding sequence ATGGCAAACATTTCGCACACCAATGAGGCCGTCAGCAGCAATCTGATGGCGCGGGCTCTGCGCGAGGCCTTTTATGCCGGTCTCGTCGCTCTCGGCCTGTTCGTGCTCTTCGTCGGCCTGAAGACCGACCAGAACATCTTGAACGAGCTTGTCCTCGTCCAGCGCTGGGGTCTTCTGGCGATCTTCGTCGCCATCGCCGTGGTCGGCCGTTTCCTGGCGGTCGCCTATGTTCGTCCCTGGCTGGAGGCGCGCAAGGCGGCAAAGGCCGCAGCTCCTGCGGTCGAGCGGGAGGCGGGCTTCGTTGCGCGCAATTTCAGTCTGCTCGCCATCCTCGCCCTGATCGTCTACCCGCCGGTCATGGTGGCATTGTTCGGCTTCCAGGGCTCGCTGAAATGGGTCGATAACTTCGGCATCCAGATCCTCATCTATGTGATGCTGGCATGGGGACTGAACATCGTCGTCGGCCTCGCCGGCCTTCTTGATCTCGGTTATGTCGCCTTCTACGCGGTCGGCGCCTATTCCTACGCGCTGCTGTCGTCCTATTTCGGCCTGTCCTTCTGGCTGCTCCTGCCGATGGCCGGTGTCCTGGCAGCGCTATGGGGCACGGTCCTTGGCTTCCCAGTGCTGCGCCTCAAGGGGGACTACCTGGCGATCGTGACGCTCGCCTTTGGGGAAATCATCCGGCTGGTGCTAATCAACTGGACGGAAGTGACCAAGGGCACGTTCGGTATCTCCGGCATCGCCAAGGCAAGTGTCTTCGGCATCTGGTCCTTCGATGTCAGCGCCGCGAACAATTTCGCCAAGGCATTCGGCCTGCCTATGTCCTCGGCCTATTACAAGATCTTCCTGTTCTATCTGGCCCTGGCGCTCTGCATGCTGGCCGCCTTCGTCACGATCCGCCTGCGGCGCATGCCGATCGGCCGGGCCTGGGAAGCGCTGCGCGAGGACGAAATTGCCTGCCGTTCGCTCGGTATCAACACGGTGACGACCAAGCTGACGGCATTCGCCACCGGCGCGATGTTCGGGGGGATTGCAGGGTCGTTCTTTGCCGTCCGCCAGGGTTTCGTCTCGCCGGAATCCTTCGTCTTCCTGGAATCGGCGATCATTCTTGCGATCGTGGTTCTCGGCGGCATGGGCTCGCTGGTCGGCATCGCCGTCGCCGCCACCGTGATGATCGGCGGCACCGAACTGCTGCGTGAAATGGACTTCCTGAAGCGGATCTTCGGACCTGACTTCACCCCGGAACTCTACCGCATGCTGATCTTCGGTCTGGCAATGATCGTCGTCATGGTCTGGAAGCCTCGCGGCTTCGTTGGCTCGCGCGAACCCACGGCATTCCTGCGCGAACGCAAGAGTGTCTCCGGCAGCTTTACCAAGGAAGGGCACGGCTGA
- a CDS encoding branched-chain amino acid ABC transporter permease: MEYFVQQLVNGLTLGSIYGLVAIGYTMVYGIIGMVNFAHGDIFMLGGFAALIVYLILLGLFGGVPIALALFIMILIAMLMTGLWNWVIEKLAYRPLRGSFRLAPLITAIGMSIALSNFIQVTQGPRNKPVPPLVSSVYDIFGISVSLKQIIIVLVTAILLTIFWYIVNHTPLGRAQRATEQDRKMAALLGIDVDKTISITFVMGAALAAVAGTMYLMYYGVIVFTDGFTPGVKAFTAAVLGGIGSLPGAVLGGLMIGLIESLWSAYFTIDYKDVATFSILAIVLIFKPSGILGRPEVEKV, from the coding sequence ATGGAGTATTTTGTCCAGCAGCTCGTCAACGGGCTGACGCTTGGCTCGATTTACGGTTTGGTCGCCATTGGCTACACAATGGTTTACGGCATCATCGGCATGGTCAATTTCGCCCACGGCGATATCTTCATGCTGGGCGGTTTCGCGGCTCTGATTGTCTACCTGATCCTCTTGGGATTGTTCGGTGGCGTTCCGATCGCCCTTGCCCTGTTCATCATGATCCTCATCGCGATGCTGATGACGGGCCTGTGGAACTGGGTCATCGAAAAGCTGGCTTACCGCCCGCTGCGCGGCTCGTTCCGGCTGGCGCCGCTGATCACCGCGATCGGCATGTCGATTGCGCTGTCGAACTTCATTCAGGTGACGCAAGGCCCGCGCAACAAGCCGGTCCCGCCGCTGGTGTCGTCGGTCTACGACATTTTCGGCATTTCGGTCTCGCTGAAGCAGATCATCATCGTGCTGGTAACGGCCATTCTGCTGACGATCTTCTGGTATATCGTCAATCATACGCCACTCGGGCGCGCCCAGCGCGCGACCGAACAGGACCGCAAGATGGCGGCGCTGCTCGGCATCGATGTCGACAAGACGATCTCGATCACCTTCGTCATGGGTGCAGCGCTGGCAGCCGTTGCCGGTACCATGTACCTGATGTATTACGGCGTGATCGTGTTTACCGACGGGTTCACGCCGGGCGTCAAGGCGTTCACGGCAGCTGTGCTGGGCGGCATCGGCTCTCTTCCGGGCGCCGTGTTGGGCGGCCTCATGATCGGCCTGATCGAATCGCTCTGGTCTGCCTATTTCACCATCGACTACAAGGATGTCGCGACATTCTCGATCCTCGCCATCGTGCTGATTTTCAAGCCGTCTGGTATTCTGGGTCGGCCGGAAGTCGAGAAGGTATAG